One Microcoleus sp. FACHB-831 DNA window includes the following coding sequences:
- a CDS encoding type II toxin-antitoxin system PemK/MazF family toxin, giving the protein MTTNESSPKRGDVWLANFDPTVGAEIKKIRPAIVVSSDGVGKLPIKLIAPITDWKEYYIGNIWHVRIDPDSGNSLTKVSAVDVLQLRGMDVQRFIRKIGEVSSTTMEEIATAIAAVVEYR; this is encoded by the coding sequence TTGACTACTAACGAGTCCTCTCCCAAACGGGGTGATGTCTGGCTTGCTAATTTTGATCCCACAGTGGGGGCAGAAATAAAAAAAATCCGCCCTGCCATAGTGGTAAGTTCTGATGGTGTAGGTAAATTGCCTATTAAGTTGATAGCACCAATCACAGACTGGAAAGAATATTACATTGGGAATATCTGGCACGTTAGAATCGATCCCGATAGTGGCAATAGTCTAACTAAAGTTTCTGCTGTCGATGTTTTGCAATTGCGCGGTATGGACGTGCAAAGATTTATCCGTAAAATCGGAGAAGTTTCAAGTACGACTATGGAAGAAATTGCAACTGCAATTGCAGCTGTTGTGGAGTATCGGTAA
- a CDS encoding ATP-binding protein, with translation MYQKSIHVLLVEDSPSDANLLRHTFSRVSKGEWELVCVERLSDAIDVCSDRAFDVVLLDLSLPDSDGLETVAQFQVAAPDIPIVVLTGVDDEEFALQAVAQGAQDYLVKDQITMQLLVRTIRYAIERGQVLAQLHDSERRFRGIFDQTFQSMGLLTPEGILLEVNQTTRDFCGTKQEDIGLPLWEVKSWNYSSATQEWLKTAIASAQDGDFVRNEVEVCGVGDEMLWIDFSLKPVKDERGKVVLLIAEGRDISDRKRAEAEMIKALEKERELNELKSNFVSMVSHEFRTPMATIRTSVELLQRFNDKLTPEKKSQYFGVIQTTIKALVELLDQILLLGKTEAGKLKYQPAPLDLENFCLTLTETLQLSAKTQHQIIFTCQGKPIEFEMDEVLLQHIFTNLLSNAIKYSPAGGKIHFDLIFQDNKVTFSVKDEGIGIPLKDQQRLFETFHRCSNVGRIQGTGLGLAIVKNCVDLHGGEIELESQEGVGTTFIVTLPLKRSQDTQ, from the coding sequence ATGTACCAAAAGTCGATTCACGTCCTATTGGTGGAAGATAGCCCCAGCGATGCGAACTTGCTGCGCCACACCTTTTCGCGGGTCAGCAAGGGTGAGTGGGAACTGGTATGCGTTGAGCGGTTGAGCGATGCCATCGATGTTTGCAGCGATCGCGCCTTTGATGTAGTCTTGTTAGACCTTTCTCTCCCCGACTCTGATGGATTGGAAACGGTAGCACAATTCCAGGTAGCAGCACCAGATATACCGATTGTGGTGCTGACGGGGGTTGATGACGAGGAGTTTGCCCTACAAGCTGTGGCACAAGGGGCGCAGGATTATCTCGTCAAAGATCAAATCACTATGCAATTGCTAGTGCGGACTATCCGCTATGCTATCGAGCGCGGACAAGTATTGGCGCAGTTGCACGATAGCGAACGCCGCTTCCGGGGGATTTTTGACCAAACATTCCAATCAATGGGGTTATTGACACCAGAAGGAATTCTGTTGGAAGTTAACCAAACTACCCGTGACTTCTGCGGTACTAAACAAGAGGATATTGGTCTGCCACTGTGGGAGGTAAAAAGTTGGAATTACTCCTCTGCTACTCAGGAGTGGTTGAAAACTGCGATCGCTAGCGCCCAAGATGGCGATTTTGTTCGTAATGAAGTTGAGGTGTGTGGTGTTGGGGATGAGATGCTGTGGATTGACTTTTCTCTCAAGCCAGTGAAAGACGAGAGGGGAAAAGTCGTATTGCTGATTGCTGAAGGCAGAGATATTAGCGATCGCAAACGAGCCGAAGCAGAAATGATTAAGGCATTAGAAAAGGAACGCGAACTCAACGAGCTAAAATCCAACTTTGTTTCTATGGTTTCCCATGAGTTCCGCACCCCTATGGCGACGATTCGCACATCTGTAGAACTCCTGCAACGTTTCAACGATAAATTGACTCCTGAGAAGAAAAGTCAATACTTTGGGGTGATCCAAACTACTATCAAAGCTCTTGTCGAATTGTTAGATCAAATATTGCTGCTTGGCAAAACTGAGGCAGGAAAACTTAAGTACCAACCCGCACCGCTGGATTTAGAAAATTTTTGCCTCACGCTTACAGAAACTTTGCAACTTAGTGCAAAAACGCAGCACCAAATTATTTTTACCTGTCAAGGAAAACCCATCGAATTTGAAATGGATGAAGTGCTGTTGCAGCACATTTTCACCAATTTACTTTCTAATGCTATCAAGTATTCTCCCGCAGGTGGCAAGATACACTTTGATTTAATTTTCCAGGATAATAAGGTAACTTTCAGCGTAAAAGATGAGGGAATTGGCATTCCTTTGAAAGACCAACAACGTCTGTTTGAAACATTCCACCGATGCAGCAATGTAGGCCGAATTCAAGGGACGGGATTGGGGCTTGCCATTGTCAAAAACTGCGTAGATTTACATGGCGGCGAGATTGAGTTAGAGAGTCAAGAAGGCGTTGGTACAACATTTATAGTCACCCTCCCATTAAAGCGATCGCAAGATACGCAATAA
- a CDS encoding response regulator: protein MISSQISRTINILLVEDSQSDANLTIREFKKSKISNTLHWVEDGESAIAYLRKEGEYVNAASCDLILLDLNLPGMDGQEVLAEVKSDPDLKQIPVVVLTTSADEQDVLKSYNLNANCYLTKPVDIQQFLNVVQLINNFWLAAVRLPPN, encoded by the coding sequence ATGATTAGCAGCCAGATATCCAGAACAATTAATATTTTGCTGGTTGAAGACTCCCAGAGCGATGCTAATTTAACAATTAGAGAATTCAAAAAATCCAAAATTTCCAATACCCTGCACTGGGTTGAAGATGGGGAGAGCGCGATCGCCTATCTGCGAAAGGAGGGCGAGTATGTCAATGCTGCATCTTGCGACCTCATCCTGCTCGATCTCAATCTTCCAGGTATGGATGGTCAGGAAGTGCTGGCAGAAGTAAAATCAGACCCAGATCTAAAACAAATTCCTGTAGTAGTTCTGACAACATCAGCTGATGAGCAGGATGTACTCAAGTCTTACAATCTCAACGCGAACTGCTACCTGACTAAGCCCGTTGATATCCAACAGTTTCTTAATGTTGTGCAGTTGATCAACAACTTCTGGCTAGCGGCAGTGAGGCTACCCCCCAATTAA